A region from the Clostridium beijerinckii genome encodes:
- a CDS encoding DUF871 domain-containing protein: MNSFGISLYLGTGYKKNKEIIEKAHKNNAKYAFTSLHIPEEIVRDYQKEVESLLTICKVNNLNLIVDVGPRTLEKLGFKDFKELKQTSITHLRLDYGFTYEEIIELSKDFNIVFNASTLLDNDIYELKRLNADFSRFSACHNFYPKPLTGLSLKKVNKINKKLKNLGITIMAFVAGDKDLRGPLHMGLPTVEEHRSGDILFNVLQLTKNTETEICIIGDIDITDEAWIKLKQLSEGYISLHARIDEKYSFVKDIIHHDRPDSSDYVIRSQESREFSSQGKIFQVESPKERKKGSISIGNADYLRYSGELEIARQNLEPEPKVNIIGEVDINDIKYLDYITDGMGFKFI, from the coding sequence ATGAATTCATTTGGAATATCATTATATCTTGGAACAGGATACAAGAAAAATAAAGAAATAATTGAGAAAGCTCATAAGAATAATGCTAAGTATGCTTTCACTTCCCTTCATATACCAGAAGAGATAGTACGTGATTATCAAAAAGAGGTGGAATCCTTATTAACTATTTGCAAAGTAAATAATCTTAATTTAATAGTTGATGTTGGACCAAGGACATTAGAAAAGCTCGGATTTAAAGATTTTAAGGAACTAAAACAAACAAGTATAACTCATTTACGTTTAGATTATGGCTTTACTTATGAAGAAATCATTGAATTATCTAAAGACTTTAATATTGTGTTTAATGCATCAACTTTACTAGATAATGATATATATGAGCTTAAAAGATTAAATGCAGATTTTTCAAGGTTTTCAGCATGCCATAATTTTTATCCTAAACCATTAACAGGATTATCTTTAAAAAAGGTAAATAAAATTAATAAGAAATTAAAAAATCTCGGTATTACTATAATGGCATTTGTAGCCGGAGATAAAGATTTACGGGGACCTCTTCATATGGGATTGCCTACTGTTGAAGAACATAGAAGCGGAGATATATTGTTTAATGTATTGCAATTAACAAAAAATACTGAAACTGAGATATGCATAATTGGTGATATAGATATTACGGATGAAGCTTGGATTAAATTAAAGCAATTATCAGAAGGATATATTTCTTTACATGCTAGAATTGATGAAAAGTATTCATTTGTTAAAGATATAATACATCATGATAGACCAGATTCTAGCGACTATGTAATTAGGTCTCAAGAATCACGTGAGTTTAGTTCACAAGGAAAAATTTTTCAAGTTGAATCACCAAAAGAACGTAAGAAAGGTAGCATTTCAATAGGAAATGCTGATTATTTAAGATATTCAGGAGAACTTGAAATTGCAAGACAAAATCTTGAACCAGAACCTAAAGTAAATATTATTGGAGAAGTTGATATAAATGATATTAAATATTTAGATTATATTACTGACGGTATGGGATTTAAATTTATATAG
- a CDS encoding nucleoid-associated protein, which translates to MEYINDININEAVIHILDSNGEEPVLNEYSLELDEDIHKFLYRHIERCLNDDELKYARFNPERNIVKEVVQDYLNGIDSDLINLSKELARQLFIIMKGNVNIPAGDLIIVSISTDQGPMIGILKMDYVKNFTHEIQFVDQKIGIGIVPQVAGLPGSGQKIQKAAFLKPIREDEKYNLMILDKQKSSKEDEYGANYFINTFLGASIITNERDMTKTFVKAAENWTRKNITEDAGKAEEIRTAIKTKLKEEDTINIDSFSEELFNEQPQVKEDFSNYIKQQGLSEEVAVDKTWVDKKLKRVRLNIDKQIDLYINEDTYHDSNKFEIQRNGDGTINMIVKNVMNYIEK; encoded by the coding sequence ATGGAATATATAAATGATATTAACATAAACGAAGCAGTTATACACATATTAGATAGTAATGGGGAAGAACCTGTGCTTAATGAATACAGTTTGGAACTAGATGAGGATATACATAAATTTTTATATAGACATATAGAAAGATGTTTAAATGATGATGAACTTAAATATGCACGTTTTAACCCTGAAAGAAATATAGTCAAAGAAGTTGTACAAGACTATTTAAATGGAATAGATAGTGATTTAATTAATTTATCGAAGGAGCTTGCTAGGCAACTATTCATAATAATGAAAGGAAATGTAAATATTCCAGCGGGGGATCTAATAATAGTATCAATATCTACAGATCAAGGACCGATGATAGGGATACTAAAAATGGATTATGTTAAGAATTTTACTCATGAAATCCAATTTGTAGATCAAAAAATTGGGATAGGAATAGTGCCACAAGTAGCTGGACTTCCAGGTAGTGGACAAAAGATACAAAAGGCTGCATTTCTTAAGCCAATTAGGGAAGATGAAAAATATAACTTGATGATTTTAGATAAGCAAAAAAGTAGTAAAGAAGATGAATATGGAGCAAATTATTTTATAAATACATTTTTAGGTGCAAGTATTATTACTAATGAAAGAGATATGACGAAAACCTTTGTAAAAGCCGCAGAAAACTGGACTAGAAAAAATATTACTGAAGATGCAGGAAAAGCAGAAGAAATTAGGACTGCTATTAAAACTAAATTAAAAGAAGAAGATACTATAAATATAGATTCATTCTCAGAAGAGTTATTCAATGAACAACCACAAGTAAAAGAAGATTTTTCAAATTATATAAAACAACAAGGTTTAAGTGAAGAAGTGGCAGTTGATAAAACTTGGGTTGATAAAAAACTAAAAAGAGTTAGGCTTAATATAGATAAGCAAATTGACTTGTACATAAATGAAGATACTTACCATGATTCCAATAAATTTGAAATTCAAAGAAATGGTGATGGAACTATAAACATGATAGTAAAAAATGTAATGAATTATATAGAAAAGTAA
- a CDS encoding flavodoxin family protein, with translation MKVLLINGSPKAKGCTYTALCEVANELEKENIETEIFHIGNKPISGCIGCGGCHKNGEGKCVFSDDIVNVALEKAKEADGFVFGSPVHYAAPSGSITSFLDRLFYAGGGSFQYKLGAAIVSCRRGGATSAFDQLNKYFTISNMPVVSSQYWNMVHGNTPEEVKQDLEGMQTMRTLGKNMAWLLKCIQTGKEAGVSLPEKEPRVGTNFIR, from the coding sequence ATGAAAGTATTACTTATTAATGGTAGTCCAAAAGCCAAAGGATGTACTTATACTGCTTTGTGCGAAGTGGCTAATGAATTAGAAAAAGAAAATATTGAAACAGAAATTTTCCATATTGGAAACAAGCCTATTAGTGGTTGTATTGGTTGTGGCGGTTGCCATAAGAATGGTGAAGGTAAGTGTGTATTTAGTGATGATATCGTCAATGTTGCTTTAGAAAAAGCTAAAGAAGCTGATGGCTTTGTCTTTGGTTCTCCTGTACACTATGCAGCTCCATCTGGTTCAATTACATCCTTTTTAGATAGACTTTTCTATGCAGGAGGAGGCTCATTTCAATATAAACTTGGCGCTGCAATTGTGAGTTGCCGCCGCGGTGGAGCAACTTCAGCTTTTGATCAGTTGAATAAATACTTTACCATTTCTAATATGCCTGTTGTCTCTTCTCAATATTGGAATATGGTTCATGGAAATACTCCTGAAGAAGTAAAACAAGATTTAGAAGGAATGCAAACAATGAGAACATTAGGCAAAAATATGGCATGGCTTCTAAAATGTATACAAACAGGTAAAGAAGCTGGAGTTTCACTACCTGAAAAAGAGCCTAGAGTAGGTACTAATTTTATCCGTTAG